In the genome of Delphinus delphis chromosome 15, mDelDel1.2, whole genome shotgun sequence, one region contains:
- the SLC52A3 gene encoding solute carrier family 52, riboflavin transporter, member 3, which produces MAFLIHLLVCTFGMGSWVAINGLWVELPLLVTELPEGWYLPSYLTVIIQLANVGPLLVTLLHHFQPGCLSEVPIVFTVLGVGTIACTLFAFLWNVTSWVLGSHHSIAFLVLTFFLALVDCTSSVTFLPFMSRLPTHYLTTFFVGEGLSGLLPALVALAQGSGLTTCVNITETSDTTPIPETTRSMDSPQGASSTLVSELARTAPSVVHLESHYLPATFSPFVFFLLLSFMMACCLIAFFFLQRLPRRWEASIEDLLTSQVTLHSIRPQEGKDLGPPGAEDSGKGQEPLEEKTAPRHLAHLTFIYILVAFVNALTNGVLPSVQTYSCLSYGPVAYHLSATLSSMANPLACFLSMFLPNRSLPFLGVLTVLGTGFGAYNMAMAVMSPCPLMQGHWGGEVLIVASWVLFIGCLSYVKVMLGVILRDRSRSALLWCGAAVQLGSLLGALIMFPLVNVLRLFSSADFCSLQCST; this is translated from the exons ATGGCCTTCCTGATACACCTGCTGGTCTGTACCTTCGGGATGGGCTCCTGGGTGGCCATCAACGGGCTCTGGGTAGAGTTGCCCCTGCTGGTAACGGAGCTGCCCGAGGGCTGGTACCTGCCCTCCTACCTCACAGTTATCATCCAGCTGGCCAACGTTGGCCCCCTGCTGGTCACCCTACTCCATCACTTCCAACCCGGCTGCCTTTCCGAGGTGCCTATCGTCTTCACTGTGCTGGGGGTGGGCACCATCGCCTGCACCCTCTTCGCCTTCCTCTGGAATGTCACCTCCTGGGTGCTGGGCAGCCACCACAGCATCGCCTTTCTGGTCCTCACCTTCTTCCTGGCCCTGGTGGACTGCACCTCCTCCGTCACCTTCCTGCCCTTCATGAGCAGGCTGCCCACCCACTACCTCACCACCTTCTTTGTGGGTGAAGGACTCAGCGGCCTCCTGCCTGCCCTGGTGGCTCTCGCCCAGGGCTCGGGTCTCACCACCTGTGTCAACATCACTGAGACATCAGACACCACCCCGATCCCCGAGACCACCAGGAGCATGGACAGCCCACAG GGAGCTAGCAGCACTTTGGTGTCTGAGCTCGCTAGGACAGCACCCTCCGTGGTCCACCTGGAAAGCCACTACCTCCCCGCCACCTTCTCGCCCTTCGTCTTCTTCCTCCTGCTCTCCTTCATGATGGCCTGCTGCCtcattgctttctttttcctccagcgTCTACCCAGGCGCTGGGAAGCTTCCATAGAAGACCTCCTCACCTCTCAGGTCACCCTCCACTCCATCCGGCCGCAGGAAGGGAAGGACCTGGGCCCCCCAGGCGCGGAGGACAGCGGCAAGGGCCAGGAGCCTCTGGAGGAGAAGACAGCCCCCCGGCACCTGGCCCACCTGACCTTCATCTACATCCTGGTGGCCTTTGTGAACGCGCTCACCAACGGCGTGCTACCCTCCGTGCAGACCTACTCCTGCCTGTCCTATGGGCCCGTGGCCTACCACCTGTCCGCCACCCTCAGCTCCATGGCCAACCCTCTCGCCTGCTTCCTCTCCATGTTTCTGCCTAACAG GTCTCTGCCATTCCTGGGGGTCCTTACAGTGCTCGGGACCGGCTTTGGGGCCTACAACATGGCCATGGCCGTGATGAGCCCCTGCCCCCTCATGCAGGGCCACTGGGGTGGAGAAGTCCTCATC GTGGCTTCGTGGGTGCTGTTCATTGGCTGTCTGAGCTATGTCAAGGTGATGCTGGGCGTGATCCTGCGTGACCGTAGCCGCAGCGCCCTCTTGTGGTGCGGGGCGGCGGTGCAGCTGGGCTCGCTCCTCGGAGCGCTTATCATGTTCCCACTGGTCAACGTGTTGAGGCTCTTCTCATCCGCTGACTTCTGCAGCCTGCAGTGCTCCACCTAG